A stretch of DNA from Salmo trutta chromosome 12, fSalTru1.1, whole genome shotgun sequence:
gccatgctaggttgtcatgcggtgttgctgccatgctaggttgtcatgcggtgttgctgccatgctaggttgtcatgcggtgttgctgccatgctaggttgtcatgcggtgttgctgccatgctaggttgtcatgcggtgttgctgccatgctaggttgtcatgcggtgttgctgccatgctaggttgtcatgcggtgttgctgccatgctaggttgtcatgcggtgttgctgccatgctaggttgtcatgcggtgttgctgccatgctaggttgtcatgcggtgttgctgccatgctaggttgtcatgcggtgttgctgccatgctaggttgtcatgcggtgttgctgccatgctagttTGTCATgcggtgttgctgccatgctaggttgtcatgcggtgttgctgccatgctaggttgtcatgcggtgttgctgccatgctaggttTTCATGCGGTGTTGCTTCCATGCTAGGTTGTCATgcggtgttgctgccatgctaggttgtcatgtgttgctgccatgctaggttgtcatgtgttgctgccatgctaggttgtcatgtgttgctgccatgctaggttgccatgtgttgctgccatgctaggttgccatgtgttgctgccatgctaggttgccatgtgttgctgccatgctaggttgccatgtgttgctgtcatgctaggttgctgtcacgtcctggccagtataagggttaattgttattgtagtttggtcaggacgtggcagagggtatttggtttatgtggttcggggtggtggtttttctaaaaagggcatttgatttatgtattccgggtggtggtttttctaaaaagggcatttgatttatgtattccgggggttttgggcactgttccttgtttatgtaattctgtgttgagttaattggggtggacttccaattgaaggcagctgtttggtgttgcctttgattggaagtcctatattagttgggtgtgtttgtctgtgtaattgtgggagattgtttcgccGAGTGAGCCattcaagactgtttcgttgttcGTAAGTTCGTTTTGGTGTTCACTTAGTTTGTAAATAAATACACAAGATGAGCAtcaacattcctgctgcgttttggtcctccttaaccaacgacaaccgtgacagttgccatgtgttgctgccatgctaggttGCCATGTGTTGCTtgccatgtgttgctgccatgctaggttgtcatgtgttgctgccatgctaggttgtcatgtgttgctgccatgctaggttgtcatgtgttgctgccatgctaggttGTCTTAGGTCTCCATGTAGTGTTGGTGTCTCTTGTCGAGATGGGTGTTTTGTCCTATCTTTATTTTAATCCTAGGCCCCTCTCCCTTGCAGAAGGTATTTTGCCTActggtaggctgtcattctaaataagaatttgttcttaactaacttgcctagttaaataaaagcaATAAAAAATAATCTCCAGGCAAGGGGTGTCTTTGGGTTACACTTCGACAGTGCTCTCTAGTGGACTGATCATGAAACTGCAGCAGACTTCAAAGAAATCAAATTCtatgtcacatgcaccaaatacaacaggtagaacttacagtgaaatgcttacttacgcgCCCTTCGTTATTTAAAAGCATTATTGGTTATGTAAGAAAAATGTGATGAACCAAAAAGAGTAAAActagtaacacaataacaacgaggctatatacaaggtgtaccggtaccgagtcaatgtgcaggggtatgggtTAGTCAAGataattaaggtaatatgtacatgtaggtagggttaaagtgactacgcatacataaaaaacagagagtagcagcagtatatgTGAAGATTGTGAAGGGCCAAAAGTATGTGCAcattcgaacatctcattccaaaatcatgggcattaatatggagttggtccaccctttgctgctataacagcctccactcttctgggaacgctttccacttgatgttggaacattgctgctgggatttgattccattcagccacaagagcattaatgaggtcaggcactgatgttggacaattAGTCCTTcctcgcagtcggcgttctaattcatcccaaaggtgggtttgaagtcagggctctgtgcaggccagtcaagtccttccacactgatcgacaaaccatttctgtatggacctcgctttgtgcattgtcatgctgaaacaggaaagagcctttcccaaactgttgccacaaagctggaaaaacagaatcatctagaatgtcattgtatgctgtagcattaaaatgtcccttcactggaactaaggggcctagcccgaaccatgaataacagccccagaccattattcctcctccacaaaactttacagttggcactatacagtCGGGCAGATAGCATTCTTCCGGTATCCACCAAACCCACATTCattcgtcggactgccagatgacaaagcatgattcatcactccagagaacgcgtttccactgctccctagtccaatggaggcgagctttacaccatccCAAAGCTTGGTATTGCGCATGTTGATcctaggcttgtgtgaggctgctcgcccatggaaacccatttcatgaagctcccgacgaacagttattgtgctggcgttgcttctagaggcagtttggaactcggtaatgagtgttgcaaccggggGCAGATGATTTTTACGAGCTACATGCTTAAGAACTcggcggtccagttctgtgagcttgtgtggctgagccgttgttgcgcctaggcgtttccacttcacaataacaggacttacagttgaccagggcagctctagcaggacagaaatctgacgaactgacttgttggaaaagtggtaAGCTATGACGGtcccatgttgaaagtcactgagctcttcagtgtggccattctactgccaatgtttgtctatggagatgtcatggctgtgtgctcaaatttatacacctgtcagcaacggctcggtctgaaatagccaaatccactaatttgaaggtgtccacatacttttggccaggtactatgtgtgtgtggcatcaatatgcatgtgtgtgtttgtgtgagtgtatggttagagtctagtgagtgtacaTCAAGGCTGTGCAAGAGTCTGAATAAaataagggggtcaatgcaaatagtccagtggccatttgattaactgttcagcagtcttatggcttcggggtagaagcGTTAAAGAGCCTTTTAGTctcagacttggcactccggtaccgcttgtcatgcggtagcagagaaaacagtctatgacttgggtggctggagtctgaccatttttaaggccttcctcttacaccgcctggaatagaggtcctggatggcaggaagctcagccccagtgatgtactggactgtaTGCAGAGTGGTGTTGTGCTGTTATTTCTTGCTACAAGGGGTGTACACCTCTAATAAAAACAATATTGTCCTTTTGTGGGTGCTAAATGTGATTATAGTTCAGTATTTATGCAAATTTGCGTCAGTCTCTGCATTTTGGCCGTGTGTATGGATGACTGAGTGTGAATATGCTGACGTGTCTACAGGAGTAACAAACCTTGTTGATGGCGATGGTGAATAACGGTTCCTCTTGGGCAACCATGCTCTCTTGACTGTGGTAACAGATAAGACTTGTCCCTTTGAGGACACCGTAGGTGTCAGTCCAGCACTCAGGCTCCTTCTCAAGCTGATCATGAGAATGGTAGGAATGATTATAACGATGCTTTTAACTAAactagagtgcattcggaaagtattcagacactgactttttccacattttgttacgttacagccttattctaaaattgattcaattaattgttttcctcaatctacacacaataccccataatgacacaaaaagacaggtttttagacatgtttgcaaatttataaaaaaaaatttaaaaaaaaacttattttcataagtattcagaccctttgctatgagactcgatattgagctcaggtgcatcctgtttccattgatcatccttgagatgtttctacaacttgattggtgtccacctgtggtaaattcaattgattggacatgatttggaaaggcacacaccttgtctatgtaaggtcccacagttaacagtgcatgtcagagccaaaaccatgccctgaggtcgaaggaattgttcgtagagctccaagacaggattgtgtggagtcacagatctgggtaagggtatgaaaacatttctgtagcactgaaggtccaagaacacagtggcctccatcactcttaaatggaagaagtttggaaccaccaagactcttcctagagtgtctgtggagatgggagaaccttccagaaggacaaccatctctgcagcacaatcaggcctttatggtagagtggccagacggaagccactcctcagtaaaaggcacatgacagcccgcttggagtttgcgaaaaggcacctaaaggactcagaccacgAGAACCAAAAAaaagtctctggtctgatgaaaccaagattgaactctttgtcctgaatgccaagcgtcacgtctggaggaaacatggcaccatctctacagcaaagcctgatggtggcagcatcatgctgtggggatgtttttgagtggcccagccagagtttggacttgaacccaatcgaaggtctctggagaggcctgaaaatagctgtgcagcgatgctccccatccaacctgatagagcttgagaggatctgcagagaagaatggaagaaactccccaaatacagatgtgccaagcttttagcatcatacccaagaagactcgaggctgtaatcgctgccaaagatgcttcaacaaagtactgagtaaagagtctgaatacttatgtaaatgcgatttcagttttttatatgcATTTGCCAAAAGAATCTAAACACCTATTCttattttgtcattatggcgtattgtgcgtagattgatgagagaaaaaaacgactgaatccattttagaataaggctgtaacgtaacaaaacatggaaaaagtcaaggttgTCGGAATACTTTTGGAAGGCACTGTAATTACGACTCTAATGATCATACTAAAACTGAGAATGATTAAACAAATGATGTGAATGATGATGGTGGGTGTGATACTGATGGCGGTGACTAAGAGTTCACTCACCTTGATCCTGCCGCTGATAACCTGCTGGGTCATACAGAGAGGCTGGGCTACCAGACGGCAACACACACTGCCATAGAGAGGCAGCCAGAATGCACTGTCCTCTGGAACAATATTGGTTAATGAGTTTGTTGCTTGCTATACAAGGACAGTAAACGGCCTAAGGAGAGGAGTCACCACTCACCTGTGGCTGATATGGACAGGTCGTGTGTTCTGAAGCTGTCCTGAACATGTGCTATTGTCAGTGTGGTGTGGGCCAGAAGGTGATACTTTGGCCCCCTGtaaacagaaaccacacacaatcGACAGTTAGTCTGAACTTACTGCATGTAAGTATGCATATTTGACGACATGTGTGGCCAGTTTGATTTGACATTTGCATCAccgttgcgtgtgtgtgtgtgtcatgcataTGCAAGCTGTTACATCAACACTCACTCTGTACAGAGAGCAGGCAGCAGAGGTGGTGGAGACCCTCCTCGTCCATCACATCCCTCTACGTTGGATATGGTACCACAGGCTGCAGACTCTAGAGCTGCCCTGATCCTCCTCCCAGAGGTGCAGCCCAGGGAGCTGCTGAGGCGGTTATGTCTCCTGGGTCCTAGTGCCCCTGGGCCCGGAGAGAAGTCCTCCACCACACAGGTACTGTACAGCTCCACACGGATCTCAAAGCACGGGCTCGCCTCCTTACTGGATCATATACaggaaccaacacacacacacagatgaataTAGCAATGGACATAATGAAATACAGAATTACACACAACTAAACTGAAGAGGACAGAAGTTCTCTACATGTTTCTGAGCAAATATTAAAACCACAGACAAAATGCTACATCACCTGCACTAATAGTGTCATATAAGTTAAGGAGACAAAATGAGAGCAACTCGAGCAGCCACTTGCAATATGACGGTGTCCTCGAAGCAGATGTCAGTCAAAGTCCTGTCCGCCATCACCAGGTCTGTGTCATAGATCTCTCTGCCACACTGGAGCAGACAGAACACAGCACAGCGATGCAGCTCTGAAAGATAGCAAGATAGATAGAGAAAGAATAGAATAGAgtgggagatggagatggagaggatggagttTTAGAGAAAAGAAgatgggcagagagagcagaaagagaacaGGACAGAGATGGCAGAAAAAGTGAGAACGTAGTAGGTTAAGTAAGAGTCCAATAACTACACCTTTACAGGATTAACTTGTGTGACCTCTAAATCTGACCTGATTTCAGATGTAGCTCTGAGAGGAGCCACGATAATACAAGTGTTTTTAGAAACAAACAGGAGGCAGTTAATTGAATGTGCTTACCCCACATGCACGAGTCATAATCTGCATGGATTAGCCACGTAACTGGTTTAGACCAGATTATAGATTGAGACCTTAGATTTACTCCATCAATGGAATGTATGTACTCAGGACACTCTGGTAGTGGTGGGAGAGATATGGCTCAAATTAAACTCTGATGAACTGATGACGTACCGGCCGGGTACACTTAAATACAAATAGCCAATAGAGACTCCACTCTCTCAATATGCACCACTTGCATTCTAATCTAACCAAAGGGTTACCAGTAGCTGTTCCATTCAATTCAAACATTACTGTTAGGAGCTAGATGCTATCAAGTGCTATTACtgtctaatgttgttattggatgtGAGATGTTCAGGACCGATGTTGAGGAGCGAGGATTTAATCCCCCCCAAAGTTATGTGTGTCTCTGGCATGAACAGATGATGCGTTGTCATGACAGGGTTAGTGACAGCACCATCTGAGGTTATATGGGACTCACCTCCTTTGCTCTTGAAGTACTCTGAGTCTTTCCACATGAGTGGGATACgcaggtctgagagacagagagacagcgagagagggagaatgagacaTTTCTGTTAGATATAGTACTCCTACCTGTATCTGTTGGGCAAATCAAAACCAAatgttattgtcacatacacatggttagcagatgttattgcgagagtAGCGGAATGCTTATGCTTCTACTGTAGATCCGACAATGCAGCAGtatgtaacaggtaatatctaacaattccacaacaaaacctaatacacaccatctagtaaaggaatgggaagAGGATATATATGTATaacatatatggatgagcagtgacagagaggCTAAGATGCattagatagtgaaggatacagtatatacatatgagatgagtaatgtgagatatgtaaacattctttaATAATGCCTCTTTAAGTGACTAgttttccatttattaaagtggccaatgatatcaagtctgtaggtaggcagccgcctctctgtgcttgtggtggctgtttaacaatctgatgagaagatgtttttcaatctctctgtcccagctttgatgcacctgtactgaactcgccttctggatggaatcggggtgaacaggcagtggctcgggtggttgttgtccttgattatctattttgccttcctgtgacatcgggtgttgtaggtgtcatggagggcaggtagtttgcccccgatgatgtgttatgcagaccgcaccaccctctggagagccctgcggttgtgggcgttgcagttgccgtaccaggcggtgattgtgcacctgtaaaggttagtgagggttttcggtgacaaacCACATTttgtcagcctcctgaggttgaagaggcactgttgcgccttcaccacactgtctgtgcgagtggaccatttcagtttgtcggtgatatgtacagCGAGGAACTTTCCAActtcactactgtcccgtcgatgtggataggggggtgctccctttgctgtttcctgaagtccacagtcatctcttttgttttgctgacattgagtgagaggttattttcttggcACACACcgagggccctcacttcctccttgtaggctctcgtcattgttggtaatcaagcctaccactgtagtgtcgtcagcaaacttgatgattgtgttggaggcgCGCATGGCCACCCAGttgtgggtaaacagggagtacgggagagggctgagaacgtacCCTTGTGgagacccagtgttgaggatgttgtttcctaccttcaccacctgcgggcggaccgttaggaagtccaggacccagttgcacagggcggagtcgagacccagggtctcaagcttaatgatgaaattggagggtactatggtgttgaatgctgagctgtagtcaatgaacagcagacttagataggtattcctcttttccagatgggatagggcagtgtgatggcgattgcatcgtctgtgaccctattggggctgtaagcaaattggagtgggtctagagtatcaggtagagtggaggtgatatgatccttgactagtctctcaaagcacttcatgatgacagaagtgagtgctacagggctatagtcatttagttcagttacctttgctttcttggaaacaggaacaatggtggccatcttgaagcatgtggggacagcaaactgggatagggattggttgaatatgtccgtaaacacaccagccagctggtctgcgcatgctctgagaacgtggctagggatgccatctggaccggcagccttgcgagggttaacacgtttaaatgttttactcacgttggccatggagaaggagagcccacaggctttggtagcgggccgtgtcagtggcactgtattgtcctcaaagcgagcaaaaaagtagGTTAATTTGTCTGGGAGAAAGACGTCGATTGTCTGTAGACActgccacatacagttgaagtcggaagtttacatacacttaggttagagtcattaaaactcgtttttcaaccattccacaaatatcttgttaacaaactatagttttggcaagtcggttaggacatctacgttgtgcatgacacaggccaaccaccgtcgtgtcgtcaggaaacttaatgatggtgttggagtaatGCCACGCAGtcttggtgaacagggagtacaagaggggactaagcaagcatctactttgtgcatgacaagtaatttttccaacaattgtttacagacagcttatttcacttaatcacaattccagtgggccagaagtttacatacactaagttgactgtgcctttaaacagcttcgaaaattccagaaaattatgttatggctttagaagcttctgataggctaattgacatcgtttgagtcaattggaggtgtacctgtggatgtatttcaaggcctaccttcaaactcagtgcctctttgcttgacatcatggggaaatcaaaagaaatcagccaagacctcaggaaaaaaaattgtagacctccataagtctggttcatccttgggagaaatttccaaacgcctgaaggtaacacgttcatctgtacaaacatcatgggaccacgcagccatcatactgctcaggaaggagacgtgttctgtctcctagagatgaacgtactttggtgcgaaaagtgcaaatcaatcccagaacaacagcaaaggaccttgtgaagatgctggaggaaacaggtacaaaagtatctatatccacagtaaaacgagtcctatatcgacataacctgaaaggccactcagcaaggaagaagccactgctccaaaaccgcaataaaaaagtcagactacagtttgcaactgcacatggggacaaagatcgtactttttggagaaatgtcctctggtttgatgaaacaaaaatagaactgtttggccataatgatcatcgttatgtttggaggaaaaaggggaaggcttgcaagccgaagaacaccatcccaaccgtgaaggacgggggtggcagcatcatgttgtgggggtgctttgctgcaggaaggactggtgcacttcacaaaatagatggcatcatgaggtaggaaaatgatgtgaatatattgaagcaacatctcaagacatcagtcaggaagttaaagcttggtcgcaaatgggtcttccaaatggtcaatgaccccaagtatacttccaaagttgtggcaaaatggctttaggacaacaaagttaaggtgttggggtggccatcacaaagccctgacctcaatcgcatagaaaatgtgtgggcaagactgaaaaagcgtgtgcgtgcaaggaggcctacaaacctgactcagttacaccagctctgtcaggaggaattggccaaaattcaccgaacttaattgtgggaagcttgtggaaggctacccggaacatttgacccaagttaaacaatttaaaggcaatgctaccaaatactaattgagtgtatgtaaacttctgacccactgggaatgtgatgaaagaaataaaagctgaaataaatcactctactattattctgacatttcacattcttaaaataaagtggtgatcctaactgacgtaagacaaggaatttttactaggattaaatgtcaggaattgtggaaaaactgaatttaaatgtatttggctaaggtgtatgtaaactttgacttcaactgtacgtctcatgtttgagccgttgaactgcgactccactttgtctctatagtgacctcttgcttgtttgattgccttacggagggaataacttcactgtattcggccatgtttccagtcgcctagCCATGATTACATGcggtggtacgtgctttcagttttgcgcaaatgctgccatcaagcCACGGTTTCTGGtaagggaaggttttaatagtcacagtgggtacaacatctcctatacacttccttataaactttctcaccgagtcagcgtatatgtcaatgttattgtctgaggctacctggaacatatcccaatccacgtgattgaagcaatcttgaagcgtggaatctgattggccagaccagcgttggatagacctaagcacgggcacttcctgttttagtttctgcctattcAAGGgaagcaacaagatggagtcatggtcagatttgccagatggagggcgggggagggccgtgcatgcattgcggaagttagagtagcagtggtcgagtgtgttACTCGCTTGtgtactgcaatcgatatgctgatagccttgctctcagattagctttgttaaaatccccagctacaataaatgcagcctcactggactttgcataaagtccagtgaagttccttgatggccgtatTGGTATCTGCTTGTGGGGGGATATACaaggctgtgacaataaccgagaAGAGTtgtcttgggagataatacggtcagcatttgattgtgaggaattataggtcaggtgaacaaaaggacgtgagttcttgtatgttgttacaattacaccatgagtcattaatcatgaaacatacacacccacacttcttcttaccagagagatgtttgttcctgttggcgcgatgcactgaaaatcccgttggctgtacggactccgacagcatgtccccagctagccatgtctccgtgaaacagagtatgttacaatcccggatatctctttggaaagcaactcttgcaCTAATTCCGTcgactttgttaactagggactggacattagcgagtaatatactcggaagcagtggGTGGTGTACGCGAATCCGAAGCCCcactagaagaccgctccggcaccctctcctccgacggcgttgttttgggtcggcctctggaatcagttcaaatgccctgggaggtgcagacaaaggatacgcttcgggaaagtcgtattcctggttgtagtgCTGGTTGTACTGGTAAGTTGATAtctaatagttcttcccggctgtatgtaataacacttaaggttttctgggctaacaatgaaagaaataatacaaaaaaactgcacagtttcctaaggacttgaagcAAAGCTGCCATCTATCGGCGCCATCTTACAATGGTGTCTGTGTGCGCATGTGTACACTCACCTGAAATGGCCACATTACCCATGCAGGGCAGCCTTTCATCCAGTGACCCACCAATACAGGACCTGCAGCGGAGAACAGagtggttttatttatttactaaattgTTATGACAACAAActgcccccacccacccacccacccaccccctctctctcctacctgtgGCCTACTCTCTGCA
This window harbors:
- the LOC115203979 gene encoding rhotekin isoform X1 — its product is MFCRNQVSRTTIARGSALDLEIRRRGHFNTLTDTAQDGEVQRQIDREVRMREGASKLLAACSQRDQALEASKSLLTCNTRILALLSQLQRMREAQVLQRVGHRSCIGGSLDERLPCMGNVAISDLRIPLMWKDSEYFKSKGELHRCAVFCLLQCGREIYDTDLVMADRTLTDICFEDTVIFKEASPCFEIRVELYSTCVVEDFSPGPGALGPRRHNRLSSSLGCTSGRRIRAALESAACGTISNVEGCDGRGGSPPPLLPALCTEGPKYHLLAHTTLTIAHVQDSFRTHDLSISATEDSAFWLPLYGSVCCRLVAQPLCMTQQVISGRIKLEKEPECWTDTYGVLKGTSLICYHSQESMVAQEEPLFTIAINKETRIHVSERGPLHHTQSISINTHTRGEEAVTHTLVTHTPQDTQRWMEAFRQHFYDMSQWKQCCNDLLKIEVPSPRKSHLVTAKQGSLYHEIVTPSSPGESVVIQDNSVTAEVWACSPLTVTTVEGPSMIARLSQSMGPTSGNCIIQDRIHLLPNSSTPPPPNCTPALGSDVQ
- the LOC115203979 gene encoding rhotekin isoform X2, whose amino-acid sequence is MFCRNQVSRTTIARGSALDLEIRRRGHFNTLTDTAQDGEVQRQIDREVRMREGASKLLAACSQRDQALEASKSLLTCNTRILALLSQLQRMREAQVLQRVGHRSCIGGSLDERLPCMGNVAISDLRIPLMWKDSEYFKSKGELHRCAVFCLLQCGREIYDTDLVMADRTLTDICFEDTVIFKEASPCFEIRVELYSTCVVEDFSPGPGALGPRRHNRLSSSLGCTSGRRIRAALESAACGTISNVEGCDGRGGSPPPLLPALCTEGPKYHLLAHTTLTIAHVQDSFRTHDLSISATEDSAFWLPLYGSVCCRLVAQPLCMTQQVISGRIKLEKEPECWTDTYGVLKGTSLICYHSQESMVAQEEPLFTIAINKETRIHVSERGPLHHTQSISINTHTRGEEAVTHTLVTHTPQDTQRWMEAFRQHFYDMSQWKQCCNDLLKIEVPSPRKSHLVTAKQGSLYHEIVEGPSMIARLSQSMGPTSGNCIIQDRIHLLPNSSTPPPPNCTPALGSDVQ